The proteins below come from a single Mucilaginibacter mali genomic window:
- a CDS encoding acyltransferase family protein yields MTSQRSQPNYFPVLTGVRALAAYLVFISHYDYVFDEGFPQIVQRFFHEFHIGVTVFFVLSGFLITYRYFNNFHLTKDWFKQYLKNRVARIYPMYFLLTTGAFIYYHYTHDQGITRGFYSPVLLYVMNVFFVRGFFSQLWDTGIGQGWSLTVEECFYFSAPFIFYIATKYKKFYVQPVVLTALGFLLVLIFRNVDWYGFFGNFTFMMLYTFLGRCFEFFVGIKLALVMLDKGFSRTNNIKYTYIGFILIFVFVAIMAALPIPAGWRAGLQHPFGIILNNYLISSAIALFFYGLLTEDTVMKRVLATPFVELLGKASYIFYLVHLGYMYNYLHTGWDKLNDVAFELYGKWGVDWNSPFQYDQLNLVYAFIALNIISIILFKFIEEPLNHYIRRSGFLIKPAARK; encoded by the coding sequence TTGACATCACAACGGAGCCAGCCTAATTACTTCCCGGTGTTAACAGGCGTGCGGGCACTGGCCGCCTACCTGGTATTTATATCGCATTACGATTATGTTTTTGATGAGGGATTTCCCCAAATTGTGCAGCGCTTCTTCCACGAATTCCACATCGGCGTTACCGTTTTCTTTGTGTTGTCGGGCTTTTTAATTACCTACCGTTATTTTAATAATTTTCATTTAACTAAAGATTGGTTTAAGCAATACCTTAAAAACCGGGTGGCGCGCATTTACCCTATGTACTTTTTGCTTACTACCGGGGCGTTCATCTACTACCATTACACGCACGATCAGGGTATCACCCGGGGCTTTTACAGCCCGGTGCTGTTATATGTAATGAACGTGTTTTTTGTGCGTGGCTTCTTTTCACAGCTTTGGGATACCGGCATTGGCCAGGGCTGGAGTTTGACGGTTGAAGAATGCTTTTACTTTTCGGCGCCGTTTATTTTTTATATCGCTACAAAGTACAAAAAGTTTTACGTGCAGCCGGTTGTGCTTACCGCTTTGGGCTTTTTGCTGGTGCTGATATTCAGAAATGTGGACTGGTATGGCTTTTTTGGCAATTTTACCTTTATGATGCTGTATACCTTTCTGGGCCGCTGCTTCGAGTTTTTTGTAGGGATAAAGTTGGCGCTTGTTATGCTGGATAAAGGTTTCAGCCGCACCAACAATATCAAATATACCTATATCGGGTTTATACTGATCTTTGTTTTTGTGGCCATTATGGCCGCGTTGCCTATCCCGGCAGGGTGGAGGGCCGGCCTGCAGCATCCGTTCGGTATTATCCTGAATAACTACCTGATCTCATCGGCCATCGCCCTGTTTTTTTATGGCTTGCTTACTGAGGATACCGTTATGAAGCGCGTACTGGCTACACCGTTTGTAGAATTACTGGGCAAGGCATCGTACATATTTTACCTCGTCCATTTGGGGTACATGTACAACTACCTGCATACCGGCTGGGATAAGCTGAACGATGTGGCATTTGAATTGTATGGTAAATGGGGGGTAGACTGGAACTCGCCCTTCCAGTACGATCAGTTAAATTTGGTATATGCTTTTATAGCATTGAATATCATATCCATCATTTTATTTAAATTTATTGAGGAACCGTTGAATCATTACATCCGCAGATCGGGATTTTTGATAAAGCCGGCAGCCCGCAAATAA
- a CDS encoding endonuclease domain-containing protein: protein MQRKIIPYNIHLKELARKLRNSSTPGEIALWNEIKNKKLGYDFHRQKPLLNYIADFYSPELELVIEIDGRYHEFEGKFQSDVDRDTQLKVYNLHILRFSEIEVVRDMLNVLRTIATYIAEHEARTHPL from the coding sequence GTGCAAAGAAAGATCATTCCCTACAATATCCACTTAAAAGAGCTCGCCCGAAAACTAAGGAATAGCAGTACACCCGGCGAGATAGCGCTTTGGAACGAGATCAAAAACAAAAAACTTGGTTATGATTTTCATCGGCAAAAACCCTTATTAAACTACATTGCCGATTTTTATAGTCCAGAACTTGAATTGGTGATCGAGATTGATGGGAGATATCATGAATTTGAAGGTAAGTTCCAATCTGATGTTGACAGGGATACCCAACTTAAGGTTTACAATTTGCATATTTTGAGATTTTCGGAGATTGAGGTTGTTAGAGATATGCTGAATGTTTTGCGGACAATAGCGACGTATATTGCTGAGCATGAAGCAAGGACACACCCCCTATGA
- a CDS encoding TIGR01212 family radical SAM protein (This family includes YhcC from E. coli K-12, an uncharacterized radical SAM protein.) — MLTDSPAATWEKGYNNYGPWLKRKYNGQRVFKVIVDGGFTCPNRDGSKGYGGCTYCNVDSFTPSVSRQAPTLREQVIQGMERARKGNKADKFVIYFQPNTNTYAPTHYLKMLYDEALSIDTENIVGLSVGTRPDCIDAEKIALLESYTDRFDVDLEMGMESIYNETLGQINRGCTHDDLVKALKLVENSKLDICVHTIFGLPGETKEMMLKYAGEINRFPQIKFVKFHHLHIVEGSVMGVKYKREPFKLFSLEEYADFLCDLLPLVRPDVVIQRLFGISDWDLLIAPNWGLKKSEIQYFIDQRLLERGVVQGSKYAALSLGH, encoded by the coding sequence ATGTTAACAGATTCACCGGCGGCGACTTGGGAAAAAGGTTATAATAATTATGGCCCATGGCTTAAGCGTAAATATAACGGCCAACGGGTGTTTAAGGTGATTGTAGACGGTGGCTTTACCTGCCCTAACCGCGATGGCAGCAAGGGCTACGGGGGGTGTACCTATTGCAATGTCGATTCGTTTACGCCATCGGTATCGCGCCAGGCGCCAACCCTGCGCGAGCAGGTGATCCAGGGTATGGAACGCGCCCGCAAAGGCAACAAGGCCGATAAGTTTGTCATCTATTTTCAACCCAATACCAATACCTACGCGCCAACGCATTACCTTAAAATGCTGTATGACGAGGCGCTGAGCATCGATACCGAAAACATTGTCGGCTTATCGGTAGGTACCCGTCCCGATTGCATCGATGCTGAAAAGATAGCCCTGCTGGAAAGTTACACCGACCGCTTTGATGTAGACCTGGAAATGGGTATGGAAAGCATCTATAACGAAACCCTGGGCCAGATCAACCGCGGCTGCACGCACGACGATTTGGTAAAAGCCCTGAAACTGGTAGAAAACAGCAAACTGGATATCTGCGTGCACACCATATTCGGCCTGCCTGGCGAAACAAAGGAGATGATGCTGAAGTATGCCGGCGAGATCAACCGCTTCCCGCAAATTAAATTCGTGAAGTTCCATCACCTGCATATTGTTGAAGGTTCGGTAATGGGCGTAAAGTACAAGCGCGAGCCTTTTAAACTGTTCAGCCTGGAAGAGTATGCCGATTTCCTCTGCGACCTGTTACCGCTGGTTCGCCCTGATGTTGTGATCCAGCGCCTGTTCGGGATATCCGACTGGGACCTGCTCATCGCTCCCAACTGGGGACTAAAAAAATCAGAGATCCAGTATTTTATCGATCAGCGTTTGCTGGAAAGGGGCGTGGTGCAGGGATCAAAGTACGCTGCGCTGTCATTGGGTCATTGA
- a CDS encoding cysteine peptidase family C39 domain-containing protein produces MKTLFSILTFVLITTFASAQNPNIKRIGQTTFSVGAYDHPFRFERVTPPLPPALSINPTDAEKDAALQATINATITADWATCIMMVLNYNGLNVQVDQILNLNSNRAAASHNSPQDLMFAINRTSPHDWGADSRIYTSTATLDPDVIFDELSAGRPLILGTGAANMEGRAFVLTAMTYTIKFDANGQQTGITPQTVTIRDPWPQAIASRVVNWADFVPLTASLYTVKVEFKK; encoded by the coding sequence ATGAAAACGCTTTTCTCTATCCTGACCTTTGTCCTGATCACCACATTTGCTTCGGCGCAAAATCCTAATATAAAACGCATTGGTCAAACCACCTTTTCGGTAGGGGCTTACGATCATCCCTTCAGGTTTGAGCGGGTTACACCACCGTTGCCACCCGCGTTATCAATTAACCCAACAGACGCCGAAAAGGACGCGGCTCTGCAGGCAACCATAAACGCCACAATAACTGCCGATTGGGCTACCTGCATTATGATGGTGCTGAATTATAACGGCCTGAATGTACAGGTGGATCAAATATTAAACCTGAATAGTAACAGGGCAGCCGCGTCGCACAACTCTCCGCAAGACCTGATGTTTGCCATCAACCGCACCTCGCCGCACGATTGGGGGGCGGATTCGAGGATATACACTTCCACCGCCACGCTTGATCCTGATGTTATATTTGACGAACTGTCTGCCGGCCGGCCGTTGATCCTGGGTACCGGCGCGGCAAATATGGAAGGCCGGGCTTTTGTGTTAACGGCCATGACATACACCATAAAATTCGATGCTAACGGCCAGCAAACCGGTATCACCCCGCAAACCGTCACCATTCGCGACCCATGGCCGCAAGCAATTGCCAGCCGTGTGGTTAACTGGGCCGATTTTGTACCGCTGACGGCATCGTTGTATACGGTTAAGGTGGAGTTTAAGAAATAA
- a CDS encoding polymer-forming cytoskeletal protein → MKKGTPDPLIASNISSLVHEGDNYYAQDLVLINEALTANLYSGGECIVERAAVLKGNTLAKHCVISGTVTGAITGTERIEIKKTAVIKGTLNAPVIDIEPGAKVNGDIKVTTDIYAMIKLTDTLKRHLPTEELPRPLNIAADAVTLTPKTEELVKPVQQKPSVPNPAAAKAAEEVLLTPAPKPVVAAVSANQQMEAYVPAEQHKPVTAAMPANKPVEALTAATPEKKPVAAAAAKPATKTETQEAASGRWW, encoded by the coding sequence TTGAAAAAGGGTACCCCCGACCCTTTAATAGCATCCAATATAAGTAGTTTGGTGCACGAGGGAGATAATTATTACGCGCAGGACCTGGTGCTGATTAACGAGGCGCTTACAGCTAATTTATACAGCGGTGGGGAGTGTATTGTTGAGCGCGCCGCTGTTTTAAAAGGCAATACACTGGCCAAACATTGTGTGATAAGCGGAACGGTAACCGGCGCTATAACCGGTACGGAACGCATTGAGATAAAAAAGACAGCTGTAATAAAAGGCACTTTAAACGCCCCGGTAATTGATATAGAACCGGGCGCTAAAGTAAACGGCGATATAAAGGTAACCACCGATATTTATGCCATGATAAAGCTGACCGATACCTTGAAAAGGCACCTGCCGACCGAAGAATTGCCGCGCCCGCTAAACATAGCGGCCGATGCGGTAACGCTTACACCCAAAACAGAGGAACTTGTTAAGCCCGTGCAGCAGAAGCCAAGCGTGCCCAACCCGGCTGCTGCTAAAGCAGCCGAAGAGGTATTGCTTACTCCAGCCCCAAAGCCTGTAGTAGCTGCGGTATCTGCCAATCAGCAAATGGAAGCGTATGTGCCAGCCGAACAGCATAAGCCTGTTACTGCTGCCATGCCTGCAAATAAACCCGTGGAGGCACTTACGGCCGCCACTCCTGAAAAGAAACCCGTAGCCGCTGCTGCAGCGAAGCCGGCTACAAAAACTGAAACTCAAGAAGCCGCCAGCGGACGCTGGTGGTAA
- a CDS encoding ParM/StbA family protein, producing MLLSQTFSSLIENNNTNLANTSTDLLNGLKVFHNNQWYICGNLAITEGQAPHKLINSSPNDMDYQLLVKAAMLLIADNVGQPVTITTGFPYSTYRIYKDAAVEYLRKNHIIEYDGSTFGSTGKKTKMLDVANVDVIPEIVGCSIALRKGEERASGNFFILSCGFGTFESILSTDSGVVEQTMISTHGMRYAINYMINELTKNHYLGFRTAHTLDEAFQRGSLYLDRKNIDVREIRKNALKAYYNEVISPALRNIITDKNLTRTNKVYLCGGGMYYQDLVDCFTTEFGEILQIEVVSDPATLASKGYALNSVRVSGGSKSSAVGIDVGNSTTVVTNFDGE from the coding sequence ATGTTATTATCACAAACCTTTTCAAGTTTAATTGAAAACAACAACACCAACCTGGCAAACACGTCAACCGACCTGTTAAACGGCCTAAAGGTGTTTCACAACAATCAATGGTATATATGCGGCAACCTCGCCATTACCGAAGGCCAGGCCCCGCATAAGCTTATCAATTCGTCGCCAAACGACATGGATTACCAGTTGCTGGTAAAAGCGGCCATGCTGCTTATTGCCGATAACGTTGGCCAGCCTGTTACCATTACCACCGGTTTCCCTTATTCAACTTACCGCATTTATAAAGACGCGGCTGTTGAATACCTGCGTAAAAACCATATTATTGAATACGATGGGTCTACCTTTGGCAGCACCGGCAAAAAAACCAAAATGCTGGATGTAGCCAATGTTGATGTGATCCCCGAAATAGTGGGTTGCTCCATTGCCCTGCGCAAAGGCGAAGAAAGGGCAAGCGGAAACTTCTTTATCCTGAGCTGCGGCTTCGGTACCTTCGAATCGATATTAAGCACCGACTCGGGCGTGGTTGAGCAAACCATGATCAGTACCCATGGCATGCGTTATGCCATCAATTACATGATCAACGAACTGACCAAAAACCACTACCTGGGCTTCCGCACAGCGCATACGCTTGATGAAGCTTTTCAGCGCGGTTCTTTATACTTAGACAGGAAAAATATCGATGTGCGCGAGATCAGGAAGAACGCCCTGAAGGCTTATTACAACGAGGTCATTTCGCCGGCCCTGCGTAACATCATCACCGATAAAAACCTTACCCGCACCAACAAGGTATACCTGTGTGGTGGCGGCATGTATTACCAGGACCTGGTTGATTGCTTTACTACTGAGTTTGGTGAGATATTGCAAATTGAAGTGGTGAGCGATCCGGCAACTTTAGCCAGCAAGGGTTACGCGCTTAATTCAGTGCGTGTATCGGGCGGTAGCAAGTCTTCGGCAGTTGGTATCGATGTGGGTAACTCAACCACTGTTGTAACCAATTTCGACGGAGAATAA
- a CDS encoding UBP-type zinc finger domain-containing protein: MAQKEICNHIKDLTTLQVADELVCEICIKNHGRWVHLRTCQTCGVTLCCDDSPMKHMTAHHHETGHPVISSAQPGERWLWCYPDEVFAEY; the protein is encoded by the coding sequence ATGGCACAGAAAGAAATTTGCAACCACATAAAAGACCTGACCACCCTGCAGGTGGCCGATGAACTGGTTTGCGAGATCTGTATTAAAAATCATGGCCGCTGGGTGCACCTGCGCACTTGCCAAACCTGTGGCGTAACCCTTTGCTGCGATGATTCGCCCATGAAGCATATGACGGCACATCATCATGAGACGGGCCATCCGGTTATCAGTTCGGCACAGCCCGGCGAACGCTGGTTATGGTGCTATCCCGATGAAGTATTTGCCGAATATTAA
- a CDS encoding FAD-dependent oxidoreductase, with protein MSLPIIFCIDDDAQVLRAITRDLKGKYREKYKILGTDKVQEALDSLLELKNKGESVALFVSDQRMPEMDGVSFLEKAMKIYPEAKRILLTAYSDKDAAIKAINAVKLDYYLVKPWDPPEEKLYPIINDLLDDWECDYHPVFKGIKVIGYQYSNSSHEIKDFLAGNLVPYQWHDITTDHEGAKLLEVNKLTNKDLPVVFLEDGTYLSKPGIVELAAKIGLNPHVERQDVYDVVIIGAGPAGLAAGVYGASEGLKTLLIERRAPGGQVGTSSRIENYLGFPTGLSGAELTRRAITQAARLGTEFLSPQSVKSIEQKDGYKKIIMDDAEPINTRSVVITTGVDYRKLETTGIGDFTGAGIYYGAAMTEAAACKDKEVYVVGGGNSAGQAAMYLSKFAKNVYILIRKEDLSSTMSAYLIDQIAATPNIHIKPKSEITEARGNERLEELDIINVDTQQVETKVADALYIFIGAKPFTEWIELDIIKDGKGFIETGRDLKTYGDFNKIWKQKRDPYLLETSCPGIFAAGDVRAGAMNRVASAVGEGSMAISFVHKYLAEVK; from the coding sequence ATGAGTTTGCCCATTATATTTTGTATTGATGATGATGCCCAGGTACTGCGCGCCATAACCCGCGATCTGAAGGGGAAGTACCGCGAAAAGTATAAGATATTAGGCACCGATAAGGTGCAGGAAGCGTTGGATAGCCTGCTTGAATTGAAGAACAAGGGCGAAAGCGTTGCCTTGTTTGTATCAGACCAGCGAATGCCCGAGATGGATGGCGTTAGTTTTTTAGAAAAGGCCATGAAAATTTATCCCGAGGCTAAGCGCATCTTGCTGACCGCCTACTCGGATAAGGACGCGGCTATTAAGGCTATCAATGCCGTTAAGCTTGATTATTACCTGGTAAAACCCTGGGACCCACCCGAGGAAAAACTATATCCGATAATTAACGATTTGCTTGATGACTGGGAGTGCGATTATCACCCCGTATTTAAAGGCATCAAGGTGATAGGTTACCAGTATTCCAATTCATCGCACGAGATCAAAGACTTTTTGGCCGGTAACCTGGTGCCTTATCAATGGCATGATATTACTACTGATCATGAGGGCGCTAAATTATTAGAAGTAAACAAACTCACTAATAAAGACTTGCCTGTTGTATTTTTAGAGGATGGCACCTACCTGTCCAAGCCCGGCATTGTGGAACTGGCCGCCAAAATTGGCCTTAACCCGCATGTTGAGCGGCAGGATGTATACGATGTGGTGATCATCGGTGCTGGTCCCGCGGGATTGGCGGCCGGGGTTTATGGCGCATCGGAAGGATTAAAGACCTTGCTGATAGAACGCCGCGCGCCGGGCGGACAGGTGGGCACCAGTTCGCGCATAGAAAACTACCTTGGCTTCCCAACAGGATTAAGCGGGGCCGAACTAACGCGCCGTGCCATTACACAGGCCGCACGTTTGGGTACCGAATTCCTTTCGCCGCAATCGGTTAAATCTATCGAGCAGAAAGATGGGTATAAGAAGATCATTATGGATGATGCTGAACCTATCAATACCCGCAGCGTGGTGATCACCACCGGGGTTGACTACCGTAAGCTGGAAACCACCGGCATTGGCGATTTTACCGGGGCCGGCATATACTACGGCGCGGCCATGACGGAAGCGGCGGCCTGTAAAGATAAGGAAGTGTATGTGGTTGGCGGCGGTAATTCGGCTGGTCAGGCGGCCATGTACCTGTCTAAGTTTGCTAAGAACGTATATATCCTTATCCGCAAGGAGGACTTGAGCAGCACCATGTCGGCTTATTTGATAGACCAGATAGCAGCTACGCCAAACATCCATATCAAACCTAAAAGCGAAATTACCGAAGCACGTGGCAACGAGCGGTTAGAGGAACTGGATATTATTAACGTAGATACCCAACAGGTGGAAACCAAGGTGGCCGATGCCTTGTATATCTTCATCGGCGCCAAACCTTTTACCGAATGGATAGAACTGGACATTATTAAAGATGGCAAGGGCTTCATCGAGACCGGCCGCGATTTGAAAACCTACGGCGACTTTAACAAGATCTGGAAGCAAAAACGTGATCCGTACTTATTAGAGACCAGTTGCCCGGGCATATTCGCCGCCGGCGATGTGCGGGCCGGGGCCATGAACCGCGTGGCATCGGCAGTAGGAGAGGGATCTATGGCGATCAGCTTTGTTCATAAATATCTGGCTGAAGTGAAGTAA